The DNA segment TGGGGGTTTGGGCCGAGCGGAACCGAAAAGATCGGATCTTGGCGTCTCTTTCTTCTTCTGCAGCGGTATGGCTCGAAGCTTGTTTATCCTGTCTTTCTCGTCCTTGTCTCTAGGTTTTCAATTCTGCCTGCCGTCCGTGAACAGGTAATATTTGCTTGGGAATGAATATCCCAATTCCTGTCTCCAATATCTTCTGGCCCAACCATGGATGCTGATCTTGAATTGGAGGTGATTTGCCCCCGTTGGCAATATGGCTTACACCCAACATTTGCTGGCAATTTGATGTATAATTCAGTACCTTTGTTGTGAAATGTCCTATGACCTCTTCTTTTCCGATGTTTTTTTTATAGATCTTTTTCATTCGAATTCTGAGGCATTTTAGGTATAGATTCCTCTTTCCTGACATTGTTCTTGTGTTTTCTGGTTCTAGTAATCAAGTTTTTTGTACTAGTAGTTTGACTTTATTCACTTCGATGCATCCATATTACATACTGCTTGGTCTTAACAACGTGTATTTAGATATGAAATGCTTCATCCTTCATGTTCTTATTCCACTCTCTACAGAACAATTTGTCCTCTCTCATGGAGAGTGACCAATCATGGGAATCTCTGTCTGCTAGCTACTCTGGAAGCAAGGATATCGAGCGCAAACATGTCTCTGAGGGTAACAATCGAGTGACAGTATCTATGGTTTCCTTGGACAGCATTCTTCCTGATGACGTTTTAGAGAAAATATTCTCTTTTCTGCCCATTGCAAGCGTCATCAGGGCTACATCTGTGTGTAAAGTTTGGTATCATATCATCCACTCGATGAGGTTTATATGGGCAAACAAGTTACCACAGAAGCCATGGTACTTCATGTTTACCTTTAATGAGGCTGCAGCAGGTTACGCATATGATCCGGTTCTTCGGAAATGGTATAACATTGATCTCCCTTGTATCGAGAAAAGTAATTGGTTCGTTTCTTCTTCCAATGGATTAGTTTGCTTCATGGACAATGATACTCAGAGCCGTATTTTTGTTTGCAACCCAATTATAAGAGACTGGAAAAGGATTTTGGAGCCTCCGGGTGTTGTTTTCCCTGATTACAGTTCTCTTGCCATCTCTGTAGATAGAAGTTCTCACCGTTATATGATAGTTGTCATCAAATCTAAACAGGTGCCTGATGATTTTTCACAGTGGGACTTCTCCATTCACACATACAATTCTGAGAGTGAGTCATGGGAATCTTCCATAAATACGGTTTTG comes from the Musa acuminata AAA Group cultivar baxijiao chromosome BXJ2-8, Cavendish_Baxijiao_AAA, whole genome shotgun sequence genome and includes:
- the LOC135586373 gene encoding F-box/kelch-repeat protein At3g61590-like isoform X1 translates to MDADLELENNLSSLMESDQSWESLSASYSGSKDIERKHVSEGNNRVTVSMVSLDSILPDDVLEKIFSFLPIASVIRATSVCKVWYHIIHSMRFIWANKLPQKPWYFMFTFNEAAAGYAYDPVLRKWYNIDLPCIEKSNWFVSSSNGLVCFMDNDTQSRIFVCNPIIRDWKRILEPPGVVFPDYSSLAISVDRSSHRYMIVVIKSKQVPDDFSQWDFSIHTYNSESESWESSINTVLSGWRGGDESVICNGVLYCLIHSTGVVGNADLRHRLMMYDISATTPHVSSMQVTIPVPCSLTCGRLINLKERLVMVGGIAKYDKPDIIKGIGIWELDAGEWVEVARVPHRFFQGFGELDDVFASSGTEDLIFIQSYGATALLVFDMSQKQWKWSAKCPVTKRFPLQLFTGFCFEPRLEMVS
- the LOC135586373 gene encoding F-box/kelch-repeat protein At3g61590-like isoform X2 is translated as MESDQSWESLSASYSGSKDIERKHVSEGNNRVTVSMVSLDSILPDDVLEKIFSFLPIASVIRATSVCKVWYHIIHSMRFIWANKLPQKPWYFMFTFNEAAAGYAYDPVLRKWYNIDLPCIEKSNWFVSSSNGLVCFMDNDTQSRIFVCNPIIRDWKRILEPPGVVFPDYSSLAISVDRSSHRYMIVVIKSKQVPDDFSQWDFSIHTYNSESESWESSINTVLSGWRGGDESVICNGVLYCLIHSTGVVGNADLRHRLMMYDISATTPHVSSMQVTIPVPCSLTCGRLINLKERLVMVGGIAKYDKPDIIKGIGIWELDAGEWVEVARVPHRFFQGFGELDDVFASSGTEDLIFIQSYGATALLVFDMSQKQWKWSAKCPVTKRFPLQLFTGFCFEPRLEMVS